A stretch of the Malus sylvestris chromosome 10, drMalSylv7.2, whole genome shotgun sequence genome encodes the following:
- the LOC126587381 gene encoding uncharacterized protein LOC126587381, whose translation MGLYTGLANINLQVPTPGFELCLMLIWALRKHRNDVLWNGSLLPPHEIVLRTEGWMQEYHKWHKPAAKRSIREVQKWRKPEEGWIKCNFDGAWSQSGLRGGFGVVIRNHLGEFITAVVG comes from the exons ATGGGGCTTTATACAG GGTTAGCCAATATAAATCTACAGGTTCCTACTCCGGGGTTTGAACTTTGTTTGATGTTGATCTGGGCTCTACGGAAGCATAGAAATGATGTACTATGGAACGGCTCTTTGTTACCACCGCACGAGATTGTGCTTAGAACCGAGGGTTGGATGCAGGAATATCACAAATGGCACAAGCCAGCAGCAAAGCGGTCTATTCGGGAGGTTCAGAAGTGGCGGAAACCTGAGGAGGGTTGGATCAAGTGTAACTTTGACGGGGCCTGGAGTCAAAGCGGGCTCCGGGGAGGTTTTGGGGTTGTGATTCGTAACCACTTGGGGGAGTTTATTACCGCTGTTGTTGGCTAA